DNA sequence from the Daphnia pulex isolate KAP4 chromosome 8, ASM2113471v1 genome:
tttgtttctgtattTTATACGATCTTTTAGCTATTTGAAACGAGAATTGGTGGGTGTCCTTACATGCTGACGATGGTTTAACGGGTggtcttttattttggtcaGACATTTCACTATTTTTGTTCATTGCCTATTTCGCCTCGCCCTAGTGCGTACGTTTCGCCCTTTTTTGCTAGGAAAAAGTTGCCCCTCTCTGTTTTACCTAAAATGCCGCGCCCTAAACGTTTTAAGCGCGTTATTTATGCGGAGTCCTCCGCTAGTTCAAATGCGGGGAATCCCCAGGTGCCCTCAACATCGGTAGTCCCCCCCCTCGTCATTCGGGTTCGTCCCGAATCGCCGCGTGTTGTTCCGGCCGCTGGCCACTCCGGCTTCGTTCGTCCGCCGTCCCGAAGCCAAGCTGGCTCCGTAGTTCCTCTGGCGGCTGGCCGTTCCAGCCCTGTTCGGCCGACGGCTCGAAAAAGTTTCGGAGTGCCTCTGCGTGTTCCGGCGGGTGGCCGTTCCGGCCCTTTTGTCGTCGAATCGTTTGTGCGGCCATCCAGCCCGGTTCGCTCAGCGTTCCGGCCGTTTGTAGCTACCCCGGTGCCTCAGCCCCCGCCCGCGTCGCCGTCAGGAAGGGGGCAAAGCGTAGGCAGTATGCCGGCGCTCGTCCCCATCTGGCCGCCGACTCTGGTGGTCGGCCGTTCATCAGATGCTGGCTCCAGGTCGCCACTGGTTTCGTCGCCGGGTTCGTCGAGCCCGGCTGAGCCGTATGACTTCGAAACACAGCATTCTCTCTAGGCCAATTATTTGGCCACTCTTTTAACGAGTAAGTATTCTATTTTCCCCATTATTAATTGTATATATTCCATTaataaaatcttctttttttttgttgacttcAGGCTATACTACGCAGGAGCGTATAGCTGCTTACTACACTTTTCGGAGGGACATGGACGCCCATTTGTCCACTTTGGACCAGGTTGGCCATTTTGCCCCGGCTGGCCCGGTGGTCCTTGTTGGCCTGGTGATCCTTGTTGGCCTGGTGGCCCTTGTTGGCCTGGTGGCCCTGGCGATGGTGTTGGGgtattagtattttttattatttcgataATTTCACAGCTTTTACGGCGCTGTACAATACACATGCACAGGGTGGCCTTGAAACTTTCATCGGAATTTCTTCTGCCCGCCGGCTACATATGCGCGACTGGTACGCTTTTGTTACACTGGCTCGGCGTtggctcttttgttttgtttcagtaTCACTGAAAAACGGTAATacctcagaaaaaaaataacacacctCCAAATTTTTGATATGTTTTTAAAGACATACTTAACTATACAATGTGTAAttttcacaaataaaaaagtgtcaaCACCTTTTctgtgaattttcaaaaaagagtgattttgacactttttccgttttatggaattttttaattttttctacttAAGTTAGGATTACCATCTTTTGTATACTTAAACAAGCAATACCAATCTATATTTTtatcgaataaaaaattaaaaaaacttgtgaCGTCATCCCTAGCGCATAGTTCAAAGTAGGGTGGTTTTTGCGTTCGGAAAGATCGATGGTGCTGCCACCACAGTCGTccgatttttttctaaaattaggTTATCATTCCCTTAACACATTCTGATCAATAGTTTCCcttaaattttagtttaaagtataaaaaagtgtaattaaaatgaatacgGTATCAATAGGgtacgaaaaatataaatcgaTGCCACGCCCACCCATccccttatttttcaaaacccTTCGACAAAAAGTCTTATTTTGATCTATATTTAAGATTTAtcataaacaaaattaattcggGAATATGACCGCGGCAAGGTTTTGTCGTTTTGGCTTGGAATGTCCCAGCAGCATGCCGGAGCTTGTTCCTATCTGGCCGCCGACAGTGTTGTCTGAGAGTTCTTCGATTCATGGCTTGCCGCCGCCACTGCTGTCGTCGGAGAGTTCCTCGAgccctcccccctctccttaCGACTTCGAGAAGCAGTATTCGTTGGAGTCGAACTATTTGGCCACTCTGCTGACCAGTAAGTACCCTAATCTCGTTTCATCGccattttctgtatttttatttatatatattttcttactttttttcatttcaggcTATACTACGCAGGAGAGGATAGCCGGCTATTTCAACTTTCGGCGTCGGATGGACGCCCATCTCGCGACGTTATCTAGGGACGATCAATATCGGATTCTTCATCCTCATCGGGATTGATAATTGATTGAGTccatctatttttcttttgtttgttcgttGGCTGAAACTTTTTATGTATTCCTGTCTGCCGTCgaataatacaaaatttacTTGATACTATTTTCGTTTCGctcgtattcttttttttttttttttaaataaattcctACGCTTGCGTTGGGACAACTTtataacatatatatattttttttcttttaactaaAACAGTTTAAATGGCgtagaaaaagggggaaaaagagacaaagcTATCCTATAATAAGAAGGGGAAAATGAATTAGGCCTATAAAGTGCATTAAATCTATAGGACTTGTAAATAGTAGTAGTGAGACGCTTGTAGTAGTGTTACAGTTGTTGTCTTGGTTGTCCCTGACTGTCCCTGTCATACATTACCACCTTGTGTCAGCTGACTCTAAATACACCTTGTAGCCGCACCTCTCTTGTCGACTCGCTTTATTGTGATAAGCCATCATCACACTGTattgttaaattatttgtcaatTTTGCATTACTTTTAATGTTTTGTCATTAGTAGCACGGGAATGTTTGTTCTCCGTATACTACTGCTGCTAGGCCTATAGGCCTAAATACGCTCTAGGCCTAAACGCTCTCGAAGTCACCGTATGTGATTGCGAGCAAGCTTCTCAGAAGggaattttacaattttcttattaaGACTGTCAGCccgaaaaagatgaaaaacgCACGAATGCAGTCAACTATTCAGTATATACCGAAAAACGGGAAGAAATTAAATTCCCTGGCTATATTTGTGCAAgatggaaacaaataaaacatatAACTAAATACAAGCTTTTCGGTCAAAAAGTGCTCGTGCCAGACAAAATCGCCTTGGAAACATCACACttccaaaataaatgaatgaatgaaatgaaactacACGTCGTTGCATTTCAGTCTATATATGTTAGAAACAATTAACTTAGTTGGAAGATTCAAGTTTGCTTTCTCGTATAATTTCGTAATTGAAATTGTACGTGAAAGCAAGTACTGACTTCCAATTTAGATAATTTTCAACACCAGAATCAATTCATGCAACTGAATAGACAGATACAGCGGAGAAACTGTAATATGCAACAATaagtaaaagtaaagaaaCAATTCCGATGATAACAACAATATACAGTTATCTCCTCTATGGATTCTCGACAAAAATTCGACCAAAACTGTTGAAACAACCGAGCCCGGAGCCCACTAGAACACGACTAACTGCAGTTACTAGTCGGAATGAAATGTGAGGGGGAGTCAGAGGGGGAGTCAGCAGTGCAGCTGCTGACACGAAATAATCTCAACATGCTATTGGCGGAAGAAATAGgctatagcctatatatagcTTACTGTAGTTAATGTATACAGCAGCAACCGAAGCTGCTATAGTACGACACGCATATTTGATGTATTGGGCTACATCGGTGAAGGGCGCGTATAGGCTATAGGCGCGCCATATCTTATAGCCTATTAGGCCTATAGCTATATGCTGCTGGTTGACTCAGTAGGTACATGCTGCTAGCTGGGAAAGTTACAATATTCTTTATGGATGCTATTAGATCCTGATTAAACACAAAGATTAAAAGAATTTAGGCTATACACGAGGCTGAATTGCTTTATATAAACAATAGACTGCACCGATATACTGTATAACAATTTTATacagtaaaaaacaaacaaacaatagatGGGCATGTCCAACGCAGCACGGTGTGTTAGCTTgtgttggttagagcgccgtgccaACAACGCAGATGAGGTCATGTCTTCAATCctattataatatataatataatattatttgttgtctaTATTACATAGTATTTATGCGTGTAAGGAGTTTAAAACAAACCATCAAGTATCAAGTAAGTTTgtttagaatttattttttgttgcttgATAACAAGGCGGTTTATAATGTATTAAACTTGACCACGAAATatgtcaggatggccgagcggtctaaggcgctgCGTTCAGGTCGCAGTCCAGTTCTCTGggcgtgggttcgaatcccactTCTGAcaatctattttaatttttgaattgaacaaAAGAGTAATATAGGCCCTACAAAGACAATGCAATGTATAGATTAATTGAGATAAGTGTTCTCTAAGTCTTAAATTCTGTACCCGCaaagtaaatagaaaatatttatggatttttctttttttgtttgagtcATTTCTGCACTTTTAAAATTACGTTATAATGGTTATAGTAAACCATACTCTCATGTGAAGTAACTATGTATAGGCCTAGAAAACCCGATCTAATATAGGCCGGCCTACATTTATATAGTTACAACTAGTGCTAAAAAGCCTATAGCGGATGATGTTTCCGGTCTTCACTTCAGCCGACTTCAGCAGGCCTGCACGATGAGTCGTGCTGGTATTGAGTAGGATACAGTCATACAGCACTAAAACCCGACTAAAACATAACGCAGATTCATCTCGACAACtgtacaaatgaaaaattagcTGCCATTTGAAACGGTAAagatgaacaaaaaaagtttacggcaaagaaaactttgtaaataatttagaTATTTTGGTTTGTGATCGATCGTTTTGGGCATCATGCAGGTAGGCCTATAGAACAGTATATAAAGAACAGCCTAATGTACAGATTATATTATAACGCAATGCATATTTCGTTATAAATGGGATTTCTGGctaattttttcaagatgTAATAGCTACAAATGTCACGTTGTTCTCTGTATATATACAGCGCTGTTGCTAGCTATGGGAATAAATGCAGCCACAGCTTGGCCCCAGTTTTCTGCATCCCTCCCTCTCCTTTCTATAGCAGCTATTCAAATTTATGATACTGTGTATATATATCACATTTCCAGTAGGGCCTAGGCATATGCCATGTGTTCTACGCACTTGGGTTTGctggggttcttttttttctgaaagccGATTCTCTATTTTGTGTGTTACTGGTTCGGtggccatccagcagcagtgtCCGAGACTCTCGAATTAggtatttcattgattttttgaaaaaaaaaaaaaggttgtctTGAACAAAGTTTCCAGCATGGTTCCCACCGTTCCTTTTACGGCGTGGAAATGCATagccattatttttaaagaatttttaacGTTTTGTATGATGCAATGTGAATTAAAACCGCTGATATTGTGAATGCATGCGGCCTATATATTATTGCCTCTAATATAAAGTGAccttacttttttaattgacgATATTATAATGtacatttcttatttcataaACCTCAGTGAAATGTGTGCTTAGGCCTACATGGCTGTTTTGAAAACTGCCATAAAAGATGACTAAAAAAACACATCACTGCAAGTTCATCATAACAGCGGTTGATCGTTCAAGCAGAGCTGCAGGCTGGGGtttggcaaaaaaaagtccttacctcgaaaatttcaatcaaggGTGTATATTGTATAATCGTTAAACTGATTGCACAACAAATTTTGCataatttattaatatttatttgactCTTAATTGCATTCAATTTCGACAGGACATTGAAACTACATGAAATCGGACTGATTTCCCTTTGGGAGAAACAATTTGGGCCGAATACGTATGGTCTGCCGTTGTCGTATCATTTTGTGACGCAGacttcaatcaaatcaattgctCGATCAACTCGTCGTCATTTCCCAAGCATTGACCTGTTAGAGGAATCACAGCATCTGGCTTGATTAATACGATAAGTTACGTAACTTTCGACGAGGTTATCTTGGCTGATGTTTCCACTATCCTTCAGCTgcaatgaaacattttttcctgtCCCGCAACTCTGCAACGTCGGCAACGTCAAATTCGAAAATGGCTTTATGCAACACATGCACAACCATGTTCAtcaatcatttctcttttttacttatGGTTTACTCTTTACccgaaaaattcaacttttattcATACCGTTTTACCTATGTCCTATATCTGTATATTTCCTTGCCACGCCCACGTCAGCCTACATTTTACGCACTTCcggtaggggagagtgggagCTGCGGCGGGCCTATTGCCTAATACAGCAGCGGAGCAGCATCACTGCTGCTTGCATCGTGTAACAATGATTCTGCAATGGAAAAGCGCCAAAGCGGCCATCACGGATTCATTTTCTTACTTTACCTCCGAGTCTGAGTATATAATGATGGCAATatcgaaattaattttgagttaaataaaatgtataaatattCTGAGCTATAACTCACCTGAGTAGcttataaaacaaaactagCGATTTCCCTCGCCATCATTTGGGAGTTTGACGGTTCATTTGAATgcattccagcagcagcaatcgagCAGTTATATGTAAAACAGGCCAGCTATACCGTAAATCTCCATATAATGTAAAAGGGGAAATTCATTCCTAccgaaaaatgatttttttcagtcCCAGTACTTGTCCCTTCACTGACCATTACAAGTTCCTTATTCGGTGATCGCCCGCGAGTACTTAATCTTGTTAAACTTTTGAGTTAATCGTCATTCCCTTATTAGGCTATGAGTTGCccttgaaaataataaaaatatggcAATATACAAAAAACCTTGAGGtgcaattttttcaatgatgCTGATATTGTAATTTAAATATCCTTTCGGTATTTAACTTATTGAAATTTATATCTTCTTATACAAGTCAAGACAAAAcgaaataaacaacaacatagCTTATTGATCGGATAATTCTTTGTCTAAATTAAGAAATaggtaaaaatttcaaaggcaatgtttgtttattcatCATGTTAAAAATTGTATGGCTGCCAGCATACGGTGGCCAGTGGGCAGTGGCCTACAATAATTCATTTAAGCCAGCcaaaacggaataaaaaatttgtgtttagtATTTCTAAGAaaggttagaaaaaaaaattggtcgaCCTCAAATTTCATATATTGGTTGTCGTCATTACAACcctttggttctttttttcatttcatgtaTTTATCAATCCACGCACGGAACGCGGACACCCTGGTTTTGAGGCCATTTGAAGTGCATTCTGTCAAAAGACGCGAGCCATCGGCTCATtagtttattttcaacaaacaACGAATAATACCTTATATATTTAGCAAATTACCTGCAGGGGTATAGCTATTGATTCCAACTACGGTCCAAGCCCCTGTCGAAGATTTGATAACCACTGGACCTCCAATGTCGCCCTATATAATAAGAGTAACATTTTTACCCCATAGAATGTGAACTTGCTGAATGTTGGGAGAAATATAATTGACTTACGATGCATGTGAAAACGCTAGTAGAACTAAGGCAGAGGGTTGTTTCTGAAACATATTGTGATATGCTTTGTAAATTCTTGCAATCTTGATTCAACGCAATCTGCGCTTTGCCTTGTTGCAAAACATTGCTTGCTGGACCccaaatttacacaaaaaaaaatccatgtaTTTAGACCTACCAGTTCATcacaatttataaataaagagTTGGTGCTACTGGTATTTCCTTACCATCCCACCCCAAAACAATCGCATCTTGGTCGACGTATTGGTCGGGGTCTGCACTGGCAGGTGGCAAACAAACAGGTGCAACTGTCCTGGATAAAACCACAGGCGCGTCCAAAGTAATGATGGCTATATCATTGGCCTATAtataatcaaaatcaaatatataggAGTAAATCAAATGTCAAGAAATCTTCTCTGATTTTGAAACTCACAAAGGTGGCAGCATTGAATTGGCCGTGAAGAACAATATTACTGACTCTCCTCGTCATTGGGGCGTCGAACGGGTTTATTGAATGCATCCCAACCGAAACGGTTATGAGCATCGTGTAAAATAAAGGCAATCTTTAAATGcgaataaaaaggggaaattctttaatttagcAAGATTATgttaactaataattttataaGTACATGAATATTACCGTTCCAGGCACTGAGCTGCTAATAGCACTTTGGTGTCACTAATCAAAACTCCAGAACACGGTTGCTGGCCAAGTCCAATACTAATGGCAACTAATACCTATatcattaaaaatgaataaatgtatAATTAAAGAGATGCAATCAACACAAGGTTCAATATAACACGATTCAATATGAAATAAGTAATTAACGCACCGTGAAAGGCCAAGCGTTCTTTTTGGCATTTACTCCGCCTGCGAGTCTTTCACTGATCGATGATCGTGCTGCGGGCATGGTGGCTGGTCCAAGGCCGCACTGAATCGCTGGAGTTGGTGGTATCGTCGTCGTTGCTGCCGTGATACCTTGTTTTAGGCCTATGTCTAATTGGTTTACCCTTTGCTGCTCACGAACGTCGGCAAGCTGCCTATGAGGTAGGACACCTGCTGCAGGAATGATCAGACTTTGCTGTCCGTATGAATAAGGCCATTCATTGAACATTATTGGCTGCGGCTGGCGATATGTCATTGCGTAAGGATTGAATGACGACACCGGAATGAATCCTTTGGAATTAGCAATGTCTCCATCATAGTTCTTGCCTTGGTGCAGCAAGGGAGCATATCCCACGCCAGTAtctaaattaaaacaacataAATACATCCAACGATTCAGCCAATTTACTACGTAATACAAATTATgaataataagaaacaagATTCTTTATAAATACAATCGATGATGGTGGCATCACTTGTACGAGTGACACGAGGAAAGAGGAAACTTGACGCTGGGCTGCAACAGCTTAGTAGAGTCACGACCGCAGCATAGACTTTgatatttgttgaaaaacctttttggTCGCCCATAATTTTCATAAGTATCACGCACTGTGTTATGAAATAATTAGTTTAGCAAAATCCGGTAAAAGCcaactaaattttaaattctttgtaatttttgtgtgCATATGCAAAgcacaacatttcaaaatgaaaacagctTATTCATAAATTAGGTTTTCATctatataataatgaaattcagTTGACATGCTAAATCAAGAAATTAACCTTAAGTTTGACACAATTAtacctttatttttgttgaggGTTTTGTTGTGTCCACTTGGAGGAAACTAGTAATTTACTTTCGAAAAGTAcgcttctttttatattacgGGATTGCGGACGCTAAGGAAACACTGGGGGACCGCGCCCAATATGTTGTTCAACTGGGTTTGATTTGAGCCACCACCCTTTGAAATAACGAAGAGGTGATGAGACAAGAACTGTATatagatttcaaaaatgaatataattatTGTCACACAAATAACGACAAGGAGTATAGCGAAACCTTCAGGTTATTAAGATTACTCTTTAGATCGGTATTATACAGTCAACTCCCCAACTCCCAAATTCCTAGTAGCCTATGTTTGTAATGTTATGCGTTACGCTTGCTTGCACTCATCTTTTGACCTTCATCGTGAGCGGAATGCTAATGAACTTGTTGGACTCATTATTTAGGGATTCATTTGGACCCCCCTACAATGGCTATCGACCTATCGTGaatatttgtcttttgttAGAATACCGCACCTTGTTCCAAAGTGTCGGGTcataatcaaaatcaaaagaaacaagttttccAGCAGACAAATCCTCTTCTCTCGGCTCTCCACATTGTATAATAATACATGGGTGTGGCGGACTACATGGTGGTGGTTCGAGTTTCGCAACTCGCACTTCTCgttttagtttaatttttttttaacatgttgTCTTGTACACTGGGTGATCTCTTGACGTGACGAGAACgtgaattaattttcaaacgaACGTGTGGAGGACGAGATGGACGAAATGGATAAGGGGGGACTGAATCCTTGTTATATTAGCTGATGGATGACGGAAGATTTTTGTCGGAATTCGATTATACAAAATTGGTGAAGCGTTCAACTATACTGGATGGCTAcagtaaataaagaaaactgaaaaaaacttCTTGTTTGCTGTTGCTATATAAGGACCGGTGGAGATTTTCTTTGCTTCTTTGATAGGGGGATCAGTAGTGTATGGTCTGCCAAAGTCGTAACATTTGGTGACGCAGACTTCAATCACATTGACTGAATTAATCAACTCATCATATCCCCATTGACCTAGAAGAATCAtgctgaaaaatcaaattcgaaaGGAGCTTGATACAACACAGATTCGTGCTCATTAATTTATGCATGCGTGCAACAACTCTACGTAAAACTGGAGAATAACGAAACGCTAGTTAACTTAAAATGCTGGTATATTTTCTGGTAATGAGTATATAGTAAATCTGTCAGCATCAGTCGCTTTAATTTTTCcatgatttttctttgattttaaacTGTAGAATCAAATGGTgatcttatttatttctgtATCGTGTTCTCTTACTCCGATCAATTTCCCCTCCACTGATATCCGACGACAAAATGCGAGACGCCatatcgtttatttttttcaaatttttcaaattcgtttgTATTGtacttttcaaaaactttgatGACTGAAAATGTCAACTCGTCTTATAGATCTACTTTTATTACACATATCACAATCACATTTTCCCTTACAGTCATCGTCGTTGGGGAAAAAAGCTTCTCATGCTCATCTTGTATAGCAAAAAGCACACCCCCCCCTACCACTCACCCTATCCACATCGTCCGCTCCAGCTCATTTGACCAATTTTCAAACAGGGAGTTATAGGGAAGGAAAGAAGTTAACTGCGCAATGTCATCGTGTGTTAAAGGAGTCTGGTGCAATCCACGGTTCCTTATCGGTTATCGCGGGCAGTGAAGTCATTATGAATACGGAACGAGTTTTTATTTGGATTCAATTCAATATCGCCAAAGATGGCTAATCACAAAATCGgtaacaacagcagcagctgcagcaagAATGAAGGACAAACTATCGGCTGGAAATGACATTGGCGATTAGCCTCTTGTAAATTTATTCGACTGAGGACAATGGTCTGGGCTAAACTAGATGGCTGGCCTTGGTGACATGGTAACAAGtcatttttgaataatttttttttctgaattcaaaATTCTGATCGTAGTTGATGCCATTGTTATccgtgttattttatttattcaaatttgtcgATCTACGACATTGAAGGGATCGTCGTTGCTCACAATGACTGTGGGCTGCCTCCTCCGAGAAAACCGACCAGTGTCTGGATATTTTGGTTCGGAGGACATCAAGCCGTGTCCGAGgttcacaaataaaaaaagttaaataaaatgaaactttgaaagttgaaagtttttttatggCCATTCTTGTCGACAGATGTCAACGGAAAAACTGGGCGGTTTTTTAGATGACCGTTTGGCCAGCCTGTTTAAATCAAACCTGCAACAGCCTCTATGAAAGACGAGTCTTGGAAGCCCGCGGGTTAAATACGCATTTTTATTGCGTGTCGGCTGACAAATGAAAGACGTTGGCTATAGAATTCTTGATGTCGTCAAAGCGCAACAACAGTCGAGatggtaattatttttctattactaCGTCAACCTTTATTATCAACACCTTTTTCCTGTAAAACAATTCCAGTGGTCTTGGACGAGTTTTCAGGAATTGCTGCAACGTTCCAACGTCGACCGCCGGATCAAAGATACCAACACCAAGTTGAAGAGGATCGccaacgagaaaaaagagaatcgtCTGTCAGTGTTCCAGGGCAGCAAcaataagaaggaaaagaagaaaaacaattccgaAGAAGATGATCTCATTTACGGCCAGCGGAATTGCCGGGAATTGCGACATTGGTAAATCTCCGTCTATCGAATTGCATCTTTTATTGTTGTGTGAAAACTCAGCAGACCAACATCTTGTTACAACAGCTAGGGTGGACAGGATATCAAGGCCGGAACTTTGATATGGATTACTTCTGTCTCGGCTGTCATGTGGAAATTATGAGTCCGTGTGTCTGGAACATCCGCTCTTCTTTGGAAATTAATGCAATCACGAATGAAAGGTGATAGtctattctctttttcccaattAATTATGAGCGctgaattattgttttttttttcttctgcagaATGAACTTCTGGCAACGAGTTGCAGCATTGGCGAGGACGATATTCACGTAAGcgctttatttaatttgaaactgAATTATTTATATAGTAACGatcatttcttgatttatttttaacaggTGGGTTATTGTGCCATCTGTTGTTCCTAAGGAGACTATCTGGTCTGCGAAAATGGTTCGTTTTCCAGGtattaaaacttaattttgtaaaaactttttccttcaaaagacaacacaaattgatttattgttaatttattaattaatatcaagtattttttttcgtattgcGTGGAGTTGCTAGTTGGCGATGGATCGATGTCCGTTATCATGCCAAAGACGCCGTTGTTTTGCTTCCCC
Encoded proteins:
- the LOC124199432 gene encoding chymotrypsin-like elastase family member 2A; translation: MKIMGDQKGFSTNIKVYAAVVTLLSCCSPASSFLFPRVTRTSDATIIDYTGVGYAPLLHQGKNYDGDIANSKGFIPVSSFNPYAMTYRQPQPIMFNEWPYSYGQQSLIIPAAGVLPHRQLADVREQQRVNQLDIGLKQGITAATTTIPPTPAIQCGLGPATMPAARSSISERLAGGVNAKKNAWPFTVLVAISIGLGQQPCSGVLISDTKVLLAAQCLERLPLFYTMLITVSVGMHSINPFDAPMTRRVSNIVLHGQFNAATFANDIAIITLDAPVVLSRTVAPVCLPPASADPDQYVDQDAIVLGWDASNVLQQGKAQIALNQDCKNLQSISQYVSETTLCLSSTSVFTCIGDIGGPVVIKSSTGAWTVVGINSYTPAECTSNGLKTRVSAFRAWIDKYMK